Proteins from a genomic interval of Flammeovirgaceae bacterium SG7u.111:
- a CDS encoding AraC family transcriptional regulator yields MYLSNSLDVTQEQASFQVQQIITNELDEDWHFHPELELVCVQKGTGKRFVGNSLSNFSEGEVYLLGPGLPHLWQGDKHRSTNGFQFVVVHFTKDFLGKDFFWKAELGQIKRLFEKAASGMVFRGKNIPEVSTQMENLLQLGGYERIKMLLDILDLLSTSSQFHTLTSKNFSNSYDEADQVRMNKVCRYVIENFKKEIRLEEVSEVANLTPAPFCRYFKKRTQKTFSRFLNEVRTGHACKLLAEQQTSISQIALECGYHSLTNFNRQFKKILGYSPVGYRKLYLQNEEVEVRGLMK; encoded by the coding sequence ATGTACCTATCCAACTCACTAGATGTTACCCAAGAGCAAGCGTCTTTTCAGGTTCAGCAGATTATAACCAATGAGCTGGACGAAGACTGGCATTTTCACCCGGAACTTGAACTCGTTTGTGTGCAAAAAGGAACGGGGAAAAGGTTTGTGGGCAATAGTTTGAGCAATTTTTCTGAAGGAGAAGTGTACCTGTTGGGTCCGGGGTTGCCCCACTTGTGGCAGGGAGATAAACACCGTTCGACAAATGGCTTTCAGTTTGTAGTGGTGCATTTTACAAAAGATTTTTTGGGGAAAGATTTTTTCTGGAAAGCAGAACTGGGACAAATAAAAAGGTTGTTTGAAAAAGCGGCTTCGGGGATGGTTTTTAGAGGTAAGAACATCCCCGAAGTTAGTACGCAAATGGAAAATCTGCTCCAGCTAGGAGGGTATGAGCGGATAAAAATGCTGCTCGATATTTTAGATTTACTTTCAACATCTTCTCAATTTCATACGCTTACCAGCAAAAATTTTAGCAATAGTTACGATGAAGCAGATCAAGTTCGGATGAACAAAGTCTGTAGGTATGTGATCGAGAATTTCAAAAAAGAAATTAGGCTGGAAGAAGTTTCCGAAGTGGCAAATCTGACCCCAGCTCCTTTTTGCCGATACTTTAAAAAACGTACTCAAAAGACTTTTTCCCGCTTCCTCAACGAAGTGAGAACAGGACATGCCTGCAAGCTTTTGGCTGAGCAGCAAACAAGTATTTCCCAAATAGCGCTGGAATGTGGTTATCATTCCCTTACCAATTTCAATCGCCAATTCAAGAAAATTTTGGGGTATTCCCCCGTCGGATACCGTAAGCTGTATTTGCAAAATGAAGAGGTAGAGGTAAGGGGATTAATGAAGTAG
- a CDS encoding NAD(P)-dependent oxidoreductase has protein sequence MINCLIIDPMYPGIVELLAEIGVKADHRPDIKPAEVFEIIGNYEGLILRSKMKIDEKLLEAATKIRFIARAGAGVDQIAGDVLSRRKITLLNAPEGNRDAVGEHTLAMLLCLYNNLQIGNKEVRGKKWLREANRGIELFGRTVGIIGYGNMGKATARRLSGFGCKVLTYDINPEVEMNEDAELVPMERIWEEADVLCMHVPLNQSSKFMVDNEYLDKFKKNIHFINLARGEVVSLQTLKYGLESGKLLGLGLDVLENEKLQTLTPEQEEAFDFLCQSDKVIFSPHVGGWTIESYDRINRVLVEKIGKLLKG, from the coding sequence ATGATAAACTGCCTGATCATCGACCCCATGTACCCTGGAATAGTCGAGCTACTTGCCGAAATTGGGGTAAAAGCAGACCACCGACCAGACATCAAACCAGCGGAGGTATTTGAAATTATAGGAAACTACGAGGGGCTGATCCTTCGCAGCAAAATGAAAATAGATGAGAAATTGCTGGAAGCAGCTACAAAAATCAGGTTCATAGCCCGAGCAGGTGCTGGCGTGGACCAGATTGCAGGCGATGTACTTTCCAGAAGGAAAATCACATTGCTCAACGCACCTGAGGGAAACCGAGACGCCGTAGGCGAACATACCTTGGCGATGCTTCTTTGCCTTTACAACAATCTTCAAATTGGCAACAAGGAGGTAAGGGGAAAAAAATGGCTAAGGGAAGCCAACCGTGGAATTGAGTTATTTGGCAGAACAGTGGGGATTATCGGTTATGGAAATATGGGTAAGGCTACCGCTCGCAGATTGAGTGGATTTGGTTGCAAAGTATTGACATACGACATCAACCCTGAGGTAGAAATGAACGAGGATGCAGAACTCGTACCCATGGAGCGAATATGGGAAGAAGCCGATGTACTGTGCATGCACGTGCCCCTCAACCAAAGCAGCAAATTCATGGTGGATAACGAATACCTCGACAAATTCAAGAAAAATATCCATTTCATCAATTTGGCTCGTGGCGAGGTAGTTTCCCTCCAAACCCTGAAATATGGACTGGAAAGTGGTAAACTTTTGGGGCTTGGCTTGGACGTGTTGGAAAATGAAAAACTCCAAACCCTCACCCCAGAACAAGAAGAAGCATTTGACTTCCTCTGCCAAAGCGATAAAGTAATTTTCTCGCCCCACGTAGGCGGCTGGACGATTGAATCTTATGACAGAATCAATAGGGTATTGGTGGAGAAGATTGGGAAATTGTTGAAAGGATAG
- the dnaG gene encoding DNA primase, with protein sequence MRISEQTIRRVQEAADIVEVVEGYVSLKKKGTNWWALSPFKDEKTPSFSVNPAMGIYKCFSTGKGGDAFSFVMEMEGLTFIEAVRHLAKQYGIEIEEDEITPEQEAQQTLKDSVLIALRYAKDFYKNILLHNTEGKSVGLSYFKERGFRDETLQKFELGYSLNEWNALENDALKNGYKEEILVAAGLVVKKEEGKKYDRFRGRVMFPIHDVSGKVLGFGARTLKKDDKPKYLNSPESEVYHKSDVLYGMYQAKDAIRRQDNCYLVEGYTDVISLHQEGIDNVVAASGTSLTDGQIKLISRRTKNVTVLFDGDTAGIKASLRGVDMILAKGMDVRIVTFPEGQDPDSYVQEIGGEAFKKYLGENAKDFILFKTQLFLDETKNDPLKKAGVIRDIVESIVKIPDSIKRSVFFKECGKLLDIDEETLIIEANKIVRKEAQKQQQKESYQKDHEVDELLEKIESGQGFREAGARAEAPDEVAINKNKLQISAESLQAQKEQELLRILLLHGDKLTADNVMLSKVIFERIAEYEVVDEVSRKVLDFMRKELEEREVFPKVSEVFLIFQDSGIKENLVNLISDEGELHGWERKGVMVKSKDSDLGVIVYKAIQQFLLYLLKNHRAKVEVKMSEREKEIGMGELDEEQAELMRVYMNLNSEIRTLSNELGIVVT encoded by the coding sequence ATGAGAATAAGCGAACAAACCATACGGAGAGTACAAGAAGCTGCTGATATAGTGGAGGTGGTGGAAGGCTATGTTTCCCTCAAAAAAAAAGGGACAAACTGGTGGGCACTTTCCCCATTTAAAGATGAAAAAACGCCTTCTTTTTCGGTGAATCCTGCCATGGGCATCTACAAGTGCTTTAGCACGGGCAAAGGGGGCGATGCATTCTCTTTTGTGATGGAAATGGAAGGGTTGACGTTTATTGAGGCCGTTCGCCACTTGGCAAAGCAGTACGGAATAGAGATAGAAGAAGATGAGATCACGCCTGAGCAAGAGGCGCAACAAACGCTGAAAGACAGTGTGTTGATCGCATTGCGCTACGCAAAAGATTTTTATAAAAATATCCTTCTCCACAACACTGAAGGGAAATCGGTAGGGCTGAGCTATTTTAAGGAAAGAGGGTTTAGGGACGAAACGCTTCAGAAATTTGAGCTGGGCTATAGCCTCAACGAGTGGAACGCTTTGGAAAATGATGCCCTCAAAAATGGCTACAAAGAAGAAATTTTGGTAGCGGCTGGGCTAGTAGTCAAAAAAGAGGAGGGGAAAAAGTACGATAGGTTCAGAGGCAGGGTAATGTTCCCTATTCACGATGTATCGGGCAAGGTATTGGGCTTCGGTGCGAGGACGCTCAAAAAAGACGACAAACCAAAATACCTAAACTCGCCAGAGTCGGAGGTGTATCACAAAAGTGATGTGCTCTACGGCATGTACCAAGCCAAAGATGCTATCCGCAGGCAAGACAATTGCTATTTGGTGGAAGGCTATACAGATGTGATTTCCCTTCACCAAGAGGGGATTGACAATGTGGTGGCAGCTTCGGGAACTTCGCTGACTGATGGGCAAATAAAGCTGATTAGCCGAAGGACGAAGAACGTAACGGTGCTGTTTGATGGAGATACGGCAGGGATAAAAGCTTCGCTCCGTGGAGTGGATATGATTCTTGCCAAGGGCATGGACGTGCGGATAGTCACTTTCCCCGAAGGGCAAGATCCCGACAGCTACGTGCAGGAAATTGGGGGAGAGGCTTTCAAAAAATACTTGGGGGAAAACGCCAAAGACTTCATCCTTTTCAAAACCCAACTTTTCTTAGACGAAACCAAAAACGACCCGCTCAAAAAAGCAGGTGTAATTCGGGATATTGTAGAAAGTATTGTCAAGATTCCCGATTCTATAAAGCGCTCGGTCTTTTTCAAAGAATGTGGGAAGTTGCTCGATATTGACGAAGAAACGCTGATAATTGAGGCGAACAAAATTGTCAGAAAAGAGGCGCAAAAACAGCAGCAAAAAGAAAGCTACCAGAAAGACCACGAAGTAGATGAATTGCTCGAGAAAATAGAGTCAGGGCAGGGTTTTCGGGAAGCAGGCGCTAGGGCAGAAGCTCCAGATGAGGTTGCGATAAATAAAAATAAGCTTCAAATTTCGGCTGAGTCATTACAGGCTCAAAAAGAGCAAGAATTACTTCGGATTTTGCTCCTGCATGGCGATAAACTTACCGCAGACAATGTAATGCTTTCCAAAGTGATTTTTGAGCGTATAGCTGAGTATGAAGTGGTAGATGAAGTGAGTAGAAAAGTTCTTGATTTTATGCGGAAGGAACTGGAAGAGCGAGAAGTATTTCCCAAAGTGAGTGAGGTATTCCTTATTTTTCAAGACTCAGGCATTAAAGAAAACCTAGTGAACCTGATTTCCGATGAAGGCGAGCTGCACGGCTGGGAAAGAAAAGGGGTGATGGTGAAATCAAAGGACAGTGATTTGGGAGTGATTGTTTACAAGGCTATCCAGCAATTTTTATTGTACCTTTTGAAAAATCACCGAGCCAAAGTGGAGGTGAAAATGAGCGAACGGGAAAAAGAAATAGGGATGGGGGAATTGGATGAAGAGCAAGCGGAGCTGATGCGGGTATATATGAACCTCAACTCGGAAATTAGGACATTGTCGAATGAACTTGGAATAGTTGTTACATGA
- a CDS encoding NAD(P)H-hydrate dehydratase, with protein MKIFSAAQIREIDAYTIEHEPIPSIELMERASLAFVHWFVKRFSDKNPIQTFCGLGNNGGDGLAITRLLLERGFQVEVFICRFSKNSSPDFQLNEQRLKKLTKVYEITDEASIPKITEGLVIDALFGSGLSRPISGFTAKLVEKINQGNCTTISVDIASGLYCDSYNADPNIIKPDHTVSFQFPKLAFLLPKNHKYCGEFHLVNIGLSPKKIADYETPFFYLKKETVQHLYKKRGKYSHKGTYGHLQIIAGSYGKIGAAVLALRAGLKTGVGLLTAFVPKCGYAIVQSCVPEAMCLTDTQDEHLSTIETAPTASYFALGPGIGKHPDTLVALRNFLEKAEKPLVIDADAINLISENPDLLNSIPQNSIFTPHPKEFERLVGKWENEFERLEKLRQFCQQHQFVCIIKGAHTAIGLPNGKIYFNSTGNPGMATGGSGDVLTGMIGSLLAQGYPPKEATLLGVYLHGLAGDIAARKLGMEAVSATDIINNIGNAFQVVAQ; from the coding sequence ATGAAAATATTCAGTGCAGCCCAAATTCGAGAAATTGACGCTTACACTATTGAGCACGAACCCATTCCTTCAATCGAGCTGATGGAAAGAGCTTCCCTTGCTTTTGTACATTGGTTTGTAAAGCGGTTTAGTGATAAAAATCCTATCCAAACCTTCTGTGGATTAGGAAATAATGGCGGAGATGGACTAGCTATCACAAGGCTTCTGTTGGAAAGAGGGTTTCAAGTAGAAGTTTTTATTTGCCGCTTTTCCAAGAATAGCTCGCCCGACTTCCAGCTCAACGAACAGCGGCTAAAAAAACTAACAAAGGTTTATGAAATAACCGACGAGGCAAGTATTCCCAAAATAACAGAAGGGTTAGTAATTGATGCGCTTTTCGGCTCGGGGCTTTCCCGGCCCATTTCTGGCTTTACAGCAAAATTGGTCGAGAAAATTAACCAAGGCAATTGTACAACTATCTCTGTTGACATCGCATCAGGGCTGTACTGCGATAGCTACAATGCTGACCCCAATATTATCAAGCCTGACCATACGGTAAGTTTCCAGTTTCCAAAACTTGCTTTTTTACTTCCGAAAAACCATAAATACTGCGGAGAATTTCATTTAGTGAATATTGGGCTTTCGCCAAAAAAAATAGCAGATTATGAAACTCCTTTTTTCTATCTTAAAAAAGAAACTGTTCAGCATTTGTACAAAAAAAGAGGGAAATACAGCCACAAAGGCACTTATGGACATCTACAAATTATAGCAGGAAGCTATGGGAAAATTGGGGCGGCGGTACTTGCACTAAGAGCTGGACTGAAAACAGGTGTAGGCTTGCTCACCGCTTTTGTCCCCAAATGCGGGTACGCCATCGTCCAAAGCTGCGTGCCCGAAGCCATGTGCCTCACCGATACTCAGGATGAACATTTGAGCACCATAGAAACTGCTCCAACTGCTAGCTATTTTGCCCTAGGCCCTGGAATTGGGAAGCACCCCGACACCCTAGTCGCCCTTCGGAATTTCTTGGAAAAAGCTGAAAAACCACTGGTGATAGATGCCGATGCCATCAACTTAATTTCGGAAAACCCCGACCTCTTAAACTCCATTCCCCAAAACAGTATTTTCACTCCGCACCCAAAGGAATTTGAGCGCTTGGTGGGGAAATGGGAAAATGAATTTGAACGGCTGGAAAAACTGAGGCAATTCTGCCAGCAACACCAGTTTGTTTGTATTATAAAAGGAGCGCATACAGCCATAGGCTTACCCAACGGGAAAATATATTTCAACTCCACGGGTAACCCAGGCATGGCAACAGGCGGCTCTGGCGATGTGCTCACAGGAATGATAGGCTCTCTCCTTGCCCAAGGCTACCCACCCAAAGAGGCCACTCTGCTAGGCGTCTACCTCCACGGGCTGGCAGGCGATATTGCCGCTCGAAAACTAGGCATGGAAGCGGTTAGCGCTACAGATATTATCAATAATATTGGGAATGCTTTTCAGGTGGTTGCACAATAA
- a CDS encoding potassium channel protein, with the protein MIHPVRNRLYQLFLAFGLLMISLFIGISGFMWVEDMGFWDAFYMTVITISTVGMNEIQKVDEGGRIFVSFYIIFNFSVFAYFVSVITKYLFEGELREILNSYMVNRVADKMKGHTIVCGYGNNGSKACEELYRSGVPFALIEQNPDVVDDTYAHAKNVYLVQGDATSDDVLLSAGIERAKTIITTLPRDAENVFVTLTAKELNPKIKIVARASDESSISKLERAGAHHVVMPDAIGGLHMANLVTRPEVVEFLGMLNGVGQSKLKLDELKFEDMKDEFHGKSIRELNIRGLTGVNIIGYKDSMDGFIFNPTPDTIFEEGDVMIVLGTDAELKTFMVHCAKNQTHYYD; encoded by the coding sequence ATGATACACCCAGTACGAAATAGGCTCTATCAACTTTTTTTGGCATTTGGCCTGCTAATGATCAGCTTATTTATTGGAATTTCAGGCTTCATGTGGGTAGAGGACATGGGCTTTTGGGATGCGTTTTACATGACGGTGATAACCATTTCCACCGTAGGCATGAACGAAATCCAAAAGGTGGATGAAGGGGGAAGAATATTTGTTTCTTTTTATATCATCTTTAATTTCAGTGTTTTTGCCTACTTTGTGTCGGTAATCACAAAATATTTGTTTGAAGGAGAACTTAGGGAGATTTTAAATAGCTATATGGTAAACAGGGTTGCAGACAAAATGAAGGGGCATACGATAGTGTGCGGATATGGTAATAATGGGAGTAAGGCATGTGAGGAGCTGTATAGAAGCGGGGTTCCTTTTGCGCTGATAGAACAAAACCCCGATGTGGTGGATGATACCTATGCCCATGCAAAGAATGTATATTTAGTTCAGGGAGATGCTACTTCGGATGATGTATTGCTTTCAGCAGGAATTGAGCGAGCCAAAACGATCATCACCACTCTCCCTCGCGATGCGGAAAATGTGTTTGTGACGCTTACGGCAAAAGAGCTAAATCCCAAAATAAAAATAGTAGCTAGAGCTTCGGACGAAAGCTCTATTTCCAAGCTGGAAAGGGCTGGTGCGCACCATGTGGTAATGCCTGATGCCATAGGTGGCTTGCATATGGCAAACTTGGTTACCCGCCCAGAAGTGGTCGAGTTTCTTGGGATGTTGAATGGGGTGGGACAATCTAAGCTCAAGCTAGATGAGCTAAAGTTTGAAGATATGAAGGATGAGTTTCATGGAAAGAGTATAAGGGAGCTGAATATCCGTGGGCTTACGGGCGTGAATATAATTGGGTACAAAGACTCAATGGATGGCTTCATTTTTAACCCAACTCCCGATACTATTTTTGAAGAAGGCGATGTGATGATTGTGCTGGGGACAGATGCCGAGCTTAAGACATTTATGGTGCATTGTGCCAAAAATCAGACGCATTATTACGATTAA
- a CDS encoding 2'-5' RNA ligase family protein: MQISLKFYNHYSFANAGAMPLARAYFYDLGLWILVHMKKIAIDIVLFPSEEIRDVAIELNRKLRENNPPKITLDTESVMPHISLTMGVLDEERLSEAAEILKNIAADFGAMELEIPEIAVKTSSSGKKMSSLQLADHPELQQLHNRLVQDYTFLLEKGASPEMFHSSPEVSESSLSWVDDYLGKHSGENFWPHITLGAGELAVNFAAKFTASRLALCHLGDHCTCREILVEEILKG, translated from the coding sequence ATGCAGATAAGTTTGAAATTTTATAATCATTATAGCTTTGCGAACGCTGGTGCGATGCCTCTGGCTCGTGCCTATTTTTATGATTTGGGTTTATGGATTTTGGTACACATGAAAAAAATAGCTATTGATATCGTTCTTTTTCCCTCCGAAGAAATTCGGGATGTAGCCATCGAACTGAATAGAAAATTGAGGGAAAACAACCCTCCAAAAATCACCTTGGATACAGAAAGCGTCATGCCCCACATCTCCCTCACCATGGGCGTGTTGGACGAGGAAAGACTTTCCGAAGCAGCGGAAATACTAAAAAATATAGCTGCCGATTTTGGTGCTATGGAGCTTGAAATTCCTGAAATTGCAGTAAAAACCTCTTCGAGTGGAAAGAAAATGAGCAGTTTGCAACTGGCAGACCATCCGGAGTTACAGCAGCTGCACAACCGACTTGTTCAGGACTATACTTTTCTACTAGAAAAAGGTGCAAGCCCAGAAATGTTCCACAGTTCGCCCGAAGTTTCCGAAAGTTCCCTCAGCTGGGTAGACGATTACCTAGGAAAGCATTCAGGAGAAAATTTCTGGCCGCACATCACCCTTGGAGCAGGGGAGCTTGCTGTCAATTTTGCTGCAAAATTTACAGCAAGCCGCCTAGCCCTCTGCCACCTCGGCGACCATTGTACCTGTAGGGAAATTTTGGTGGAAGAAATATTGAAGGGATGA
- a CDS encoding aminopeptidase P N-terminal domain-containing protein yields MKKLLTVLICCLPLWLLAQEYPTDHLPKDFHKKKREQIRDMLPANSVAVYFAAPVRNRANDVEYVYHQDPDFYYLTGYLEPHAILLVYKEMQTGKDGKEYNEIFFCQERNARAEQWTGKRLGVEGVKEKLGFDYAFNGSEFKSYEAEFGKFEKVLFFDFKNDVRDGGDEADLFSIIEDFKSKAAYPADYDARKEEVYSMIRNSDMSNAASVARTIAYYSRVSPKLANDPNIKNYLKSETEEERKLAIASFPEPEHNLDTYSLNSIMATAREVKTPEEIKLLRKAVDISCIGQAEVMKAMNPDLSETAVQGIHEFVFKKYGAEYEGYPSIVGAGANGCVLHYITNNRMKVGNDLVLMDLGAEYRGYTADVTRTIPANGKFTPEQKAIYDLVYKAQEEAFKICKPGTPIRMTTQVCRKVINEGLAELGLIESADAEHNYFPHGVSHHIGLDVHDKGNYENFEPNMVLTVEPGIYIPLDSPCDKKWWGIGVRIEDDILITETGYELLSDLAPRSSDEIEKLMKKKSALADFMLPELE; encoded by the coding sequence ATGAAAAAATTATTGACAGTACTTATCTGCTGCCTACCACTCTGGTTATTGGCACAGGAATACCCCACCGATCATCTTCCCAAGGACTTTCACAAAAAGAAACGAGAGCAGATCAGGGATATGTTACCAGCTAATTCGGTAGCGGTGTATTTTGCAGCCCCCGTGCGCAACCGAGCCAACGATGTAGAATACGTTTATCATCAAGACCCTGATTTTTATTACCTCACGGGCTATTTGGAGCCACATGCCATCCTTTTGGTTTACAAGGAAATGCAAACGGGGAAAGATGGAAAAGAATACAATGAAATATTTTTCTGCCAAGAAAGAAATGCTCGTGCTGAGCAATGGACTGGTAAGCGCTTGGGTGTTGAAGGGGTAAAAGAAAAGTTAGGTTTTGACTATGCTTTCAATGGCAGCGAGTTCAAAAGCTATGAAGCAGAGTTTGGGAAGTTCGAAAAAGTCTTGTTTTTTGATTTTAAAAATGATGTGAGAGATGGAGGAGACGAAGCAGATTTATTCTCGATTATAGAAGATTTTAAAAGCAAAGCGGCGTATCCTGCCGATTATGATGCAAGAAAAGAAGAAGTGTACAGCATGATTCGGAACTCGGATATGTCAAACGCTGCTTCTGTGGCAAGGACAATTGCCTATTACAGCAGGGTGAGCCCGAAACTGGCGAACGATCCGAATATCAAAAACTACCTCAAAAGTGAGACAGAAGAGGAAAGGAAATTGGCGATAGCTTCATTCCCAGAGCCTGAGCATAACTTAGATACCTACAGCCTAAATTCTATAATGGCTACTGCCCGTGAGGTAAAAACTCCCGAAGAAATCAAATTGCTGCGCAAGGCGGTGGATATTTCCTGCATTGGGCAAGCCGAGGTGATGAAAGCGATGAATCCAGACCTTTCGGAAACGGCGGTGCAAGGCATCCATGAGTTTGTATTCAAAAAATACGGTGCGGAGTACGAAGGCTATCCTTCCATAGTAGGTGCTGGGGCTAATGGCTGCGTGTTGCACTATATCACCAACAACCGCATGAAAGTTGGGAACGATTTGGTGTTGATGGACTTGGGTGCTGAGTACCGTGGCTATACCGCCGATGTTACCCGTACTATCCCTGCCAATGGTAAATTTACCCCCGAGCAAAAAGCCATTTACGATTTGGTGTACAAAGCCCAAGAAGAAGCCTTCAAGATTTGCAAGCCGGGCACACCGATCCGCATGACCACACAGGTTTGCCGAAAAGTAATAAACGAAGGCCTGGCTGAGCTTGGGTTGATCGAAAGCGCAGACGCAGAGCATAATTATTTCCCACACGGCGTTTCTCACCACATAGGCTTAGATGTGCACGATAAGGGCAATTATGAAAACTTTGAACCAAACATGGTGCTTACTGTGGAGCCAGGGATTTATATTCCGCTAGATAGCCCTTGTGATAAAAAATGGTGGGGAATAGGCGTAAGGATCGAAGACGATATCCTCATCACCGAAACGGGCTACGAGTTGCTTTCCGACCTTGCTCCACGCAGCTCAGACGAGATCGAAAAACTAATGAAAAAGAAAAGTGCTTTGGCTGACTTTATGTTGCCAGAGTTGGAGTAG